A region of Streptomyces sp. NBC_01267 DNA encodes the following proteins:
- a CDS encoding phage tail protein has protein sequence MTSDLDPGSSLFFTLTIDGEDLGSFNGCEGLSSEVEMEHYQEGGNNGFVWNLPTRVTFSTIRLTRPLTAETTAVAAWISSVTTGISRPTAEIAALRADGSLVARWGLLDVVPVRWQGPTLDPANPAVAVEVLEIAHHGFTDVEAE, from the coding sequence ATGACCAGCGATCTCGATCCGGGATCCTCGCTCTTCTTCACCCTGACCATCGACGGCGAGGACCTGGGGTCCTTCAACGGCTGTGAAGGGCTCTCCTCCGAGGTCGAGATGGAGCACTACCAGGAGGGGGGCAACAACGGATTCGTCTGGAACCTGCCCACCCGCGTCACCTTCTCCACGATCCGGCTGACCCGCCCCCTCACGGCCGAGACGACGGCCGTGGCCGCCTGGATATCGTCCGTCACCACAGGGATCTCCCGGCCCACCGCCGAGATCGCCGCGCTCCGTGCCGACGGTTCGCTCGTCGCCCGCTGGGGACTGCTGGACGTGGTCCCGGTCCGCTGGCAGGGGCCGACACTCGACCCGGCCAACCCCGCTGTCGCCGTGGAGGTCCTGGAGATCGCCCACCACGGCTTTACCGATGTGGAGGCCGAGTAG
- a CDS encoding CIS tube protein, translating to MHKAGNKLASVIGSLVHATLLIHEPPLGHSTTPGPLIKAFGFEFNPSQLSLSRRTQWQSTPTAAVRDGVLPEFMGPEPRELSVAVFLDRSDDPDSNDVMKMVESLFSCCEVTSMSLAAKQPSTPWVVFQWGSFKTARFTAYVESVEASYTLFGTSGMPIRATCQLRLREIPSKTLGQNPTSGALTARRVHRLVAGDSLQSLAWREYGDATVWRAIAETNGIDNPERLAPGTELILPAVEEVTAP from the coding sequence ATGCACAAGGCGGGCAACAAGCTCGCCTCGGTCATCGGGAGCCTGGTCCACGCCACCCTGCTGATCCACGAACCGCCGCTGGGGCACAGCACCACCCCGGGCCCGCTGATAAAGGCGTTCGGCTTCGAGTTCAACCCCTCCCAGCTCTCGCTGAGCCGCCGCACCCAGTGGCAGTCCACCCCGACGGCGGCGGTGCGCGACGGCGTGCTGCCGGAATTCATGGGGCCCGAGCCGCGCGAGCTCTCCGTGGCGGTCTTCCTGGACCGGTCGGACGACCCGGACAGCAACGACGTGATGAAGATGGTCGAGTCGCTGTTCAGCTGCTGCGAGGTGACGTCCATGAGCCTCGCGGCGAAGCAGCCCTCCACCCCCTGGGTGGTGTTCCAGTGGGGTTCGTTCAAGACGGCCAGGTTCACCGCCTACGTCGAGTCGGTGGAGGCTTCGTACACGCTCTTCGGGACCTCGGGGATGCCGATCCGGGCCACCTGCCAGCTCCGGCTGCGTGAGATCCCGAGCAAGACCCTGGGGCAGAACCCCACCTCCGGTGCGCTGACCGCGCGCCGTGTGCACCGGCTGGTCGCGGGTGACTCGCTGCAGTCGCTCGCCTGGCGGGAGTACGGGGACGCCACCGTCTGGCGGGCGATCGCCGAGACCAACGGGATCGACAACCCGGAACGGCTCGCGCCCGGTACCGAACTCATCCTGCCCGCGGTCGAGGAGGTCACCGCCCCATGA
- a CDS encoding VgrG-related protein — MTQFAFSSLIDVKVGGAALPPTKMADGVADKLVAAWVDLGAGVPGAFQLTFRDKARREVLDLANIKIGTKIVLAPVADGKGAQDPLLTGEVTGLEADYDGAGTFTVVRGYDFGHRLLRQRRVVGYTKMTAAAIVRKLVEQSSIKVGRIEPTRPAYDFITQDNITDWDFIARLADENEKVMYLDSDGKFQFVSRERASGAPPEGTDGEKSQFVLQGGRDVLRCRAAVTSTDQVPQVEVRGWDVGAKRALTSKVDALTNPAIDIGARPGEMAKKFKATRLVETSTPYDQQPQVKRAAESLADDVTSSFAELEVTVRGNPKIRPDVPVLLEDVGEPFEGKYTVTGVRHSFENGRPYRTQVTVSGRQWRSLYGLASGGAKTATRMPSVANGVVTDVKDPQRLGRVKLKFPWLNPTYVSDWTRTVQLGGVSGGSIIPLDVNDEVLVAFDRGALDHPFVIGGLYNGKDRPRPGDVPLHDKLSGKASRHTLADREFNRIDLLSQQTGLRKRGVRLSTGNNRLVINLDRTKTEITVDSKGSVSIKGSRSVSVEAGADLSLKAGGSLSLDAGGSLSVGAGGAMSLRAGAAMSIDAGMAMAINSTAMVIDAKAALNITAALAASIEGATVTVTGAAVSLLGPAITANRMPVV, encoded by the coding sequence ATGACCCAGTTCGCCTTCTCCAGTCTCATCGACGTCAAGGTGGGCGGCGCCGCCCTGCCGCCCACCAAGATGGCCGACGGGGTCGCCGACAAACTCGTCGCCGCCTGGGTCGACCTCGGGGCGGGGGTGCCCGGCGCCTTCCAGCTGACCTTCCGCGACAAGGCACGGCGGGAGGTGCTCGACCTGGCGAATATCAAGATCGGCACCAAGATCGTGCTGGCCCCGGTGGCCGACGGCAAGGGAGCACAGGACCCGCTGCTCACCGGTGAGGTCACCGGCCTTGAAGCGGACTACGACGGGGCCGGCACCTTCACCGTCGTACGCGGCTACGACTTCGGGCACCGCCTGCTGCGCCAGCGCCGGGTGGTCGGCTACACCAAGATGACGGCCGCCGCGATCGTGCGGAAGCTGGTGGAACAGAGTTCGATCAAGGTGGGCAGGATCGAACCCACCAGGCCCGCCTACGACTTCATCACCCAGGACAACATCACCGACTGGGACTTCATCGCCCGTCTCGCCGACGAGAACGAGAAGGTGATGTATCTCGACTCCGACGGGAAGTTCCAGTTCGTCAGCCGCGAGCGGGCGTCCGGCGCGCCCCCGGAGGGCACCGACGGCGAGAAGAGCCAGTTCGTGCTCCAGGGCGGCCGTGATGTGCTGCGCTGCCGTGCCGCTGTCACCTCCACCGACCAGGTGCCGCAGGTGGAGGTGCGCGGCTGGGACGTCGGAGCCAAGCGTGCTCTCACGTCCAAGGTGGACGCGCTCACCAACCCGGCCATCGACATCGGCGCCCGACCCGGCGAGATGGCGAAGAAGTTCAAGGCCACCCGTCTCGTCGAGACGAGTACCCCGTACGACCAGCAGCCACAGGTCAAGCGGGCGGCGGAATCCCTGGCCGACGACGTGACGTCGTCCTTCGCCGAACTGGAGGTCACCGTACGCGGCAACCCCAAGATCCGCCCCGACGTCCCGGTCCTGCTCGAAGACGTCGGTGAGCCCTTCGAGGGCAAGTACACGGTGACCGGGGTCCGCCACAGCTTCGAGAACGGCCGGCCCTACCGGACCCAGGTGACCGTCAGCGGAAGGCAGTGGCGTTCCCTGTACGGGCTGGCCTCCGGCGGTGCGAAGACGGCGACGCGCATGCCGAGCGTGGCCAACGGGGTGGTCACGGACGTGAAGGACCCGCAGCGGCTGGGCCGGGTGAAGCTGAAGTTCCCCTGGCTGAACCCCACTTATGTCAGCGACTGGACCCGTACCGTGCAGCTCGGCGGGGTGAGCGGCGGCAGTATCATCCCGTTGGACGTCAACGACGAGGTGCTGGTGGCGTTCGACCGGGGCGCTCTGGACCACCCGTTCGTCATCGGCGGGCTCTACAACGGCAAGGACCGGCCCCGGCCGGGCGATGTGCCGCTGCACGACAAGCTCAGCGGAAAGGCGAGCCGGCACACCCTGGCCGACCGGGAGTTCAACCGCATCGACCTGCTCAGCCAGCAGACCGGCCTGCGTAAACGCGGGGTGCGGCTGAGCACCGGGAACAACCGGCTCGTCATCAATCTGGACCGTACGAAGACCGAGATCACCGTGGACAGCAAGGGCAGCGTCAGCATCAAGGGAAGCCGCTCGGTGTCCGTCGAGGCCGGGGCGGACCTGAGCCTCAAGGCGGGCGGATCGCTGAGCCTGGACGCCGGCGGATCGCTGAGCGTGGGCGCCGGTGGAGCGATGAGCCTGAGGGCCGGCGCAGCGATGAGTATCGACGCGGGGATGGCCATGGCCATCAACTCGACAGCGATGGTGATCGACGCGAAGGCGGCGCTGAACATCACGGCCGCCCTCGCAGCCTCCATCGAGGGGGCCACTGTGACAGTGACCGGCGCCGCGGTCTCGTTGCTCGGCCCCGCCATCACCGCCAACAGAATGCCCGTGGTCTGA
- a CDS encoding GPW/gp25 family protein, with protein sequence MPEQFVGSGWSFPLRIGPTGGIALVSGEREVEEAMHLVLATAPGERPMRPEFGCAVHDMVFAPINESTVGRIQHEVHTSLDRWEPRIEVHEVSVTVGDAPGVLFIDVRYAIRGTNNPRSLVFPFYVIPSHDDPEPSSGDGAPATESDR encoded by the coding sequence ATGCCTGAACAATTCGTCGGCTCCGGTTGGTCCTTCCCGCTGCGCATCGGCCCGACCGGCGGAATCGCTCTGGTCAGTGGGGAGCGGGAGGTCGAGGAGGCCATGCACCTGGTGCTGGCCACCGCCCCGGGCGAGCGCCCCATGCGCCCGGAATTCGGCTGCGCCGTCCACGACATGGTCTTCGCTCCCATCAACGAGTCCACCGTGGGCAGGATCCAGCACGAGGTGCACACCAGCCTGGACCGGTGGGAGCCGCGCATCGAGGTGCACGAGGTGTCGGTGACCGTGGGCGACGCGCCGGGTGTGCTCTTCATCGATGTGCGCTACGCGATCCGGGGTACCAACAACCCGCGCAGTCTGGTCTTCCCGTTCTACGTCATTCCCTCCCACGACGATCCCGAGCCGTCCTCCGGCGACGGCGCGCCGGCCACCGAAAGCGACCGCTGA
- a CDS encoding putative baseplate assembly protein: MALPSPNLDDRRFQQFVDDAKRYIQQRAPEWTDHNVSDPGVTLVETVAHMADQIVYRLNRVPEKNHLAFLDLVGVTLFPPSAARTDVTFWLSAPQEDPVLIPLGTETATVRADSEEAVVFSTERELTVIPSALGHLAVQNSGQAVTDRSTDLGEARDVLCFAEAPAVGDCMLIGLTAAVPHCAVALRLDSSVDGVGVDPRQPPLVWEAWTADGWVECEVEEDGTGGLNRPGDVVLHVTGGHILSRTGRHEAGWLRCRVTAAEPGQPFYTTSPTVRSVEAFTMGGTVPAVHAETVRDEALGESNGLPGQRLRLANAPVVGDVPPLHLQVAEYDGWQDWEVVQHFAASGPEDLHITLDAATGEIAFGPSVRERDGQLRQFGAVPPKGAIIRAGRYRTGGGRTGNVARGTIRTLRDSVPYVAEVINREAAHGGVDGETVAEAKARAPLTLRAQDRAVTLRDYEELARHAAPETARITCLEGEEGEHGAYAVRVLVVPRAVPDPGGRLRFEQLVPADALLRRITGYLDERRLIGTRLAVGPPYYQGVTVVATLHAFRDADAERVRHDANEALYRHIDPLTGGADGKGWPFGRPVQSGEIFAVLQRVPGVELVDEVLLHPADPLTGKRGDRTERIDLDAPSLVFSFDHRVRVIGGTS; this comes from the coding sequence ATGGCACTGCCCTCCCCGAACCTCGACGACCGGCGCTTTCAGCAGTTCGTCGACGACGCCAAGCGCTACATCCAGCAGCGCGCCCCGGAATGGACCGACCACAACGTGTCCGACCCCGGTGTCACCCTGGTCGAGACGGTTGCCCACATGGCCGATCAGATCGTCTACCGGCTCAACCGCGTCCCCGAGAAGAACCACCTGGCCTTCCTCGACCTCGTCGGAGTCACCCTCTTCCCGCCGTCCGCGGCACGCACCGACGTCACGTTCTGGCTGTCGGCCCCGCAGGAGGACCCCGTACTGATCCCGCTCGGCACGGAGACCGCCACCGTGCGCGCGGACAGCGAGGAAGCCGTCGTCTTCAGCACCGAACGCGAACTGACCGTGATTCCCTCCGCGTTGGGGCACCTCGCGGTGCAGAACAGCGGGCAGGCCGTGACCGACCGGAGTACGGACCTCGGCGAGGCCAGGGACGTGCTGTGCTTCGCGGAGGCACCCGCGGTCGGCGACTGCATGCTGATCGGACTCACCGCCGCCGTCCCGCACTGCGCGGTGGCGCTGCGGCTCGACAGCAGCGTCGACGGCGTGGGCGTGGACCCCCGGCAGCCCCCGCTGGTCTGGGAGGCGTGGACCGCCGACGGCTGGGTGGAGTGCGAGGTCGAGGAGGACGGCACCGGTGGTCTGAACCGCCCCGGCGACGTCGTGCTCCACGTGACGGGCGGGCACATACTCTCCCGCACCGGGCGGCACGAGGCGGGCTGGCTGCGCTGCCGGGTCACCGCCGCCGAGCCGGGCCAGCCGTTCTACACCACCTCGCCCACCGTGCGGTCGGTCGAGGCGTTCACCATGGGCGGCACCGTCCCGGCCGTACACGCCGAGACGGTGCGCGACGAGGCGCTGGGGGAGTCCAACGGGCTGCCCGGCCAGCGGCTGCGGCTCGCCAACGCCCCCGTGGTGGGCGACGTGCCCCCGCTGCACCTCCAAGTGGCCGAGTACGACGGCTGGCAGGACTGGGAGGTCGTCCAGCACTTCGCCGCCTCCGGCCCGGAGGACCTGCACATCACCCTCGACGCGGCCACCGGTGAGATCGCCTTCGGCCCCTCCGTGCGGGAACGGGACGGCCAGCTGCGCCAGTTCGGCGCCGTACCGCCCAAGGGAGCCATCATCCGGGCCGGCCGCTACCGCACCGGCGGTGGCCGCACCGGGAACGTGGCCCGTGGCACCATCCGCACGCTGCGCGACTCCGTTCCCTACGTCGCCGAGGTGATCAACCGCGAGGCCGCCCACGGCGGAGTGGACGGCGAGACGGTGGCGGAGGCCAAGGCCCGCGCGCCGCTCACCCTGCGCGCCCAGGACCGCGCCGTCACCTTGCGCGACTACGAGGAACTCGCCCGGCACGCCGCCCCCGAGACGGCCCGCATCACCTGCCTGGAGGGCGAGGAGGGGGAGCACGGTGCCTATGCCGTACGCGTCCTCGTCGTCCCCCGCGCCGTCCCCGACCCGGGCGGGCGGCTGCGCTTCGAGCAACTCGTCCCCGCCGACGCCCTGTTGCGGCGGATCACCGGCTACCTCGACGAGCGGCGGCTGATCGGCACCCGGCTGGCCGTGGGCCCGCCCTACTACCAGGGCGTCACCGTCGTCGCGACGCTGCACGCGTTCCGCGACGCCGACGCGGAACGCGTCCGGCACGATGCGAACGAGGCGCTCTACCGCCACATCGACCCGCTCACCGGCGGTGCCGACGGAAAGGGCTGGCCCTTCGGCCGCCCCGTCCAGTCGGGCGAGATCTTCGCGGTGCTCCAGCGGGTGCCCGGGGTGGAGCTGGTGGACGAGGTGCTGCTGCACCCGGCCGACCCGCTGACCGGCAAACGCGGGGACCGGACCGAGCGCATCGACCTCGACGCCCCGTCCCTGGTCTTCTCCTTCGACCACCGTGTCCGGGTGATCGGCGGTACGTCATGA
- a CDS encoding phage tail protein — protein sequence MRGSIDGLESSVPIGTMLPAVFADDDMIQRFVGGLDEVLAPILNVLDCLDAYFTPSLAPTDFTRWLGWWVGAETDGIQDDDPQGEARLRAAVAAAARLHRIRGTRAGLAEAVWLAFGVEPEITESGGAAWSARPRGPFPGESRPRLHVAVRLSAPTDADVYRLDNLVAAARPAHMPYTVQVTATERTSHS from the coding sequence ATGAGAGGTTCCATCGACGGTCTGGAATCCTCCGTCCCGATCGGGACGATGCTGCCCGCCGTCTTCGCCGACGACGACATGATCCAGCGTTTCGTCGGCGGGCTCGACGAGGTGCTCGCGCCCATCCTCAACGTTCTCGACTGCCTGGACGCGTACTTCACCCCGTCCCTGGCTCCGACGGACTTCACCCGCTGGCTGGGCTGGTGGGTCGGCGCCGAGACCGACGGCATCCAGGACGACGACCCGCAGGGGGAGGCCCGGCTGCGTGCCGCGGTCGCCGCCGCGGCCCGCCTGCACCGCATCCGCGGCACCCGCGCCGGCCTCGCCGAAGCGGTGTGGCTCGCCTTCGGTGTCGAACCCGAGATCACCGAGAGCGGCGGAGCCGCCTGGAGCGCGCGGCCCCGCGGCCCGTTCCCCGGGGAGAGCCGCCCCCGTCTGCACGTCGCCGTCCGCCTGTCCGCCCCGACGGACGCGGACGTGTACCGGCTGGACAACCTGGTGGCAGCCGCCCGCCCCGCGCACATGCCCTACACGGTCCAGGTGACCGCCACGGAAAGGACCTCTCACTCATGA
- a CDS encoding NADase-type glycan-binding domain-containing protein yields the protein MTASQPPGDPRGEERTQVCDQCGTRQGSEHTFCESCNAVLGWSAGTSAPAPSGQGAPTPSAPAPSAPAPAAPAPSGQSPSWQAPHGQAPYGQEPFGQSPSGQSPFGQSAQAAAPGAPAAPGASGTWDTGREEDDTLETPPVPASGSAPGTVPAQPGPDQAGDWSGARPPEPDAASDAERARALLVPVADPRAQPDRPPTVAPVLPGRPAPARPEVRSLGEQDIQGGVACPWCSTANSPERHFCSRCAMSMATRPGNEARRPWWRRMLDYRNREEPWAGDRPRLGWRLGRILRWVVWAAVAALAVTGLFHVGDGISAARDHFAKRASVAPDSSSASHSYPHHGPGLAFDKVSNTWWGPGINESGGGEWLEAHFRDPVTLLNIGITAGESTHADTLSKSALPHRVQARITEDSGKVTTKELILDQSAGFQSRSFRFHNVTSVRFILETAYNAGPKKQVAIAEIEFFGPSQGDGS from the coding sequence ATGACCGCCAGCCAGCCACCCGGCGATCCCAGGGGAGAAGAGCGGACCCAGGTCTGCGACCAGTGCGGCACGCGGCAGGGCTCGGAACACACGTTCTGCGAGAGCTGCAACGCGGTGCTGGGGTGGAGCGCGGGCACGTCCGCGCCGGCACCCTCCGGACAGGGCGCGCCTACACCGTCCGCGCCCGCACCGTCCGCGCCCGCACCGGCCGCGCCGGCACCGTCCGGTCAGTCACCGTCCTGGCAGGCACCGCACGGCCAAGCGCCGTACGGCCAGGAGCCGTTCGGACAGTCGCCGTCCGGTCAGTCACCGTTCGGTCAGTCTGCGCAGGCCGCCGCCCCTGGTGCTCCCGCCGCCCCCGGTGCCTCCGGTACGTGGGACACCGGCCGGGAGGAGGACGACACGCTGGAGACCCCGCCGGTGCCCGCGTCGGGATCCGCGCCCGGCACCGTGCCCGCGCAGCCGGGGCCGGATCAGGCCGGCGACTGGTCCGGGGCCCGGCCGCCGGAGCCGGACGCGGCCAGCGACGCCGAACGGGCCCGAGCCCTGCTCGTACCGGTCGCCGACCCGCGGGCGCAGCCGGACCGGCCGCCGACCGTGGCCCCCGTCCTGCCGGGACGGCCCGCCCCCGCACGTCCCGAGGTCCGCAGTCTGGGCGAGCAGGACATCCAGGGCGGTGTCGCGTGCCCCTGGTGCTCCACCGCCAACTCGCCGGAGCGCCACTTCTGCAGCCGGTGCGCCATGTCCATGGCCACGCGGCCGGGGAACGAGGCGCGGCGCCCGTGGTGGCGGCGGATGCTCGACTACCGCAACCGCGAGGAGCCGTGGGCCGGTGACCGCCCGCGACTGGGCTGGCGGCTGGGCCGCATCCTGCGGTGGGTCGTGTGGGCCGCGGTAGCCGCCCTGGCGGTGACGGGCCTGTTCCACGTCGGCGACGGCATCAGCGCGGCACGTGACCACTTCGCCAAGCGGGCCTCGGTCGCACCGGACTCGTCCTCGGCGTCCCACTCGTACCCCCACCACGGCCCCGGCCTGGCCTTCGACAAGGTCAGCAACACCTGGTGGGGACCCGGCATCAACGAGTCCGGGGGCGGGGAGTGGCTGGAGGCCCACTTCCGCGACCCGGTCACGCTCCTCAACATCGGCATCACCGCGGGCGAGTCCACGCACGCCGACACCCTCTCCAAGTCGGCGCTCCCGCACCGCGTCCAGGCCCGCATCACCGAGGACAGCGGAAAGGTCACCACGAAGGAACTCATCCTCGACCAGAGCGCCGGTTTCCAGTCGCGGAGCTTCCGGTTCCACAACGTCACCTCGGTGCGGTTCATCCTGGAGACCGCTTACAACGCCGGGCCGAAGAAGCAGGTGGCGATCGCCGAGATCGAATTCTTCGGCCCTTCGCAGGGCGACGGTTCGTAG